Genomic segment of Drosophila biarmipes strain raj3 chromosome 2L, RU_DBia_V1.1, whole genome shotgun sequence:
ACTCCAGCGACTTGTTAGCACCGCTTGTGGAGAGAATTTTCTGTAAGAAAAGAGATAAAATATCTATTAGATTTgcgtttaaattaaatcattgaTAACCTAAAATAAAGTCATTATTGCTATTATCTTGATTATAATATCAATTTTTAGCTAAGAGTTTATGAACCAAggatcttaaataaaatattatcagGTAAGACGAtgtaaaatacaaaaccatcTACTTTTTAAGGATCCTAAGATAAGAACCTCAGTTTTTTAGAAGAACTATGTTCTTTGTAATCATTTAAGATGGTATAATTTGAAAAGCAAGTTGAATATGATAATGATCGTTGTTAAACAAGTTCAAAAatgataatatatattttccatatGATACCTACCATAATGGAGCTGTGGTGAGAGGCCGCTTGCGTAACACTCGCCACCGAGCTGCAGGACCCCCGGCAGAAGTAGGCATTGTAGCCCTCTGGCTTCAGGATCCAGTTACTCCAGCCGATGTCCCGGAAGGATATGTACAGGTGCTCGCGACAGCACTCCGTCATCCCGCTGGAGCAGTTGATGCTGCGCTTCTGGCGGCTCTTCCTCCGCCGgttctgcatgtcgatcatgatGAACGGCCGGTAGTCCTTGTCCGCCGAGATGATCTCCTCCATGTCGCTGACCTCGCAGCCGCCGCAGGTGATTTGGATCAGGTGGCTCAGCTCGTGACCGCTCATCCAGTGCTTGATGGGCCACTCAATGTCGATCTTCATCCACTcgtctacaaaaaaaaaacatatggTTAGATAAGGCtttcaaaaaaattgtgttaCCAAAGAGAGAAAAAAACGGCAcctttgttttctttatttacagaatcataatatttttccccAACTTTGCCTTATCAGTCTAGTGACCCCGGGAACTCCCAATTTAGGTGGGTTGCTCGAGAAGGCGCTCGCTTCTCGGCCAAAGTTCAGATTTTGCACCCacccagaaaaatattttgccaaGTTATTCACCCACACGAATTTGAGATCACGAATCTGCGCAATGATCTGTCTAATTGAAAACACAAACAAGCGGTTGTCAACGTTCCAACTTATCGGCGCTctttataattgttataataCCCATCTAGTATAGACATGTCACTGATTTTGATTTCTCGCCCGAGGGTATTGGGGGTCACTTTTGGCCGTTCCGCTGCCGACCAAAGGTCCAAACGTGTGCGATTCTTTCTTTTTCTGGTGATGATTACGTTCTTGGGGATGGGTATATACTAACCTTGCACATTCACCGACTGGATGGCTATGGTCTTGGTGGCCGTCAGGTACTTGGAGTCCTTCTGTGGATCCACCTCCACCTCGGAAACGACAATTGTCTGCTGGGAACTGGTGCTGTTCTGAGAATCCTTGTCCTCGGTGCggttctgtttgtttttgaagAGCCACAGCACGGCGGTGTTGACATCGAAGCCCTCGGCATCGGCGTCGTCGATCTTGAAGCTGAAGCACATGGACGGATTGGATTTGCCACCTCCCAGGCGATTGCACTCCTCCTCCTCTGTTGAGATTTaaagataaaatctttgttaGCTTAAATCTTGAAATCATACtaaataatacattaaaaagaATCGAACATCAATTTAAGCcggatttctcaatgtcaatCTTATAGCTAAATTTGTCGGGTGACCAAATGAATTTGTCTTCCCGAACAATTTAGCATCAGGTTAACTTGCTCTgacagattaaaaaaaaatgtttaaccgGACATTGGGAAACTCCTTTTAGTTTAAACTTTAGAAGACACTATTCATACGGAATTCCGGAGAGTTGCTTACCTCTATTGAGGAGTATGAACTTCTTGCTAGTCCGAGCATAATAATCGTCTAGGTCCTTGTTCTTGGTGCTGTCATCCGGGTGGGAGAATGTCATCCCATCGAAGATGGGCTTGGGCAGATCCATGGCCGAAACCTTGGGACTCTCCTTGAGACGCAGCTTCTCCAGGATCTGCTGCTTGACGAACTCGATGCGCAAATGCGTCAGCTGCTCCTCGGTGATGTGCTCCACCTGGCGGCTGCTCTCGCACTTGGGGCATCCTCCTCCGCGCGTCTTCACCGAAATGGTGATGTTCCTCTCAACCGGCTGAGCCTCCGGTAGCTCTACTGGTGTCTGCGGTTCCAGATCCATATCGAGGTCCTCCGCCTGGTTCTTCTGCTCCTCCGCCATCAGTTCATTGCGCACAAAGTCCAGGGGAGAAAGCCCATCGAACGGGTCCTCGGAGAGCAGGGATGAATCCTCGGGGGGCAGGGAGGAGTCCTCGGGAGCATCGCCGAACATGAGGGGGTGCTCCTTCTCCTCCTGCTCCATAAGGTGCTGCCACAGGCGGGGCACCTTCAGCTGCTCCGCATGGGCACCGGGATGATTGTAGctctgctcctgctgcagcaGGTGCTCCCTCTTCTGGATGACGTGGCGCCGGAGACGGGCGTAGTACTCCCTTTTCGTGATCGGCGCATCGTCCTCCTCGCTGGTCGGATCCGGCTCCATGTGCTTGAGCTGGCGGGATCGCTGCTGGCGGatgtggtgctgctgctgcagctgctgcgaGGTGTGCTGCACCAGGGGATGCGACTGGTGCTTGGGATGCGGTCGCAGGATGTCGCCTCGGGAGCTCGGATGGGAGCGGGCGTGCAGGCGATTGTACACATTCCTGTTCTCCAGGGCCAGGCACACCAACAGCACCAAGGTTATAAAGTATTTAGCCATTTCTTCGCTTTACTTTCTCTTTAAATTGTTGTATAAGTTTAATATAAGCTTGATCGCCTTGGTTTTTTCTCTGGTTTTATTGGCTGGTGCTGATTGCTATCTATTGGGCAGCATTAACACATCAATGGTTTTGGCTTTCGAATTTACAAAACTCATAGAATTGCAGCGGTTTTcacttgttgttgccgttttAGAGCCTTGTTTAAGCACTTTTCAAAAAcgttttttggtttaagttATTTAAGGCCAACGACTTATACGCTTGGATGAGGCATGATCcactttttaagttttttgttAGTCTGGTCTGCAAGTAAAAAATGAAAGCATAACCGATTATagaaattaaatcaataatgTATTGACTTTAATTAAGTACTATGATTTCAGTCgaataaatatttccaaaaattgGAAGCCAAAGCTCAAAGCCATGTATATGgactcataaatatttttataaagttattCAACGCTTCAGCTCTTTAATCGAGTTGccccaattaaaatgcaatttaatatGCCAGCGCGTCAGGTGCACTTATCACTCACAAGGCCCGGAGTCTCGCTTAATTCTGCACCGAATTGCATCATTtaattcatttcatttcatttttttgacattaaTTCCGGGATGATTTAGTTTTGTCGAGCAATAGATTCACATTATCACTGGGGGCCAAGGGCTAATGGCTTATCTCCGGCTAGGACTCCGATGCGAAGATTGCCCGATAAGCAGGTGCAATTAGGTGGCAATTAGGTGGACCCCACACGTACCGTCAGCACACTCCGTTCTCGATTCTATTGGAATTTTCGATGACTTGGCACTCGGTGCACTTTGAACCCGGACACGAAACGCGAGATGCTCTTCGGCTGCTCTTGGGCTGTTTAGGATCGCGTTTATGGATGCTATATGGTATAGGGGCTTCCTTTTCTCTTCCGACATGCGGCAGCGCAAACGAGTTGTGAATGAATGAAGCGGTTGGCTGATTAGTAGAACCATTTATGTGACGAGCGCCCCGTCGATTTGATTGATCGTTCCGCGAGCGGGAGCACCACCGCCCGACGAGCTACGAGGCTCTCGGTTTCGTTTTCGGATCGTATCGCATCGGTTCGCCTCGGTGGCGATCTAATCGTATTGAATTCGGGTCTTGATTTCCCAGACGATCGCATCGGCCAGACCAAACCGTAGACCATGGCTATAAGGTTACAGGGGAGCTCTCTCGGGCGCGTTGCAGACAATTGGATATGCAAGTGGGCTGCAGCATTGCATCAGCTTTTGAGAAAACGCCAAGACACCGAAATATGCATAAGAAAAATTCTTAATTGCAAATTTGTATTTTCGGCTTCCGCCCCCCGCCCCATGGCCACTATCTTGTGGCGGTTTGGGCCCGCGTTTGGCCGCAATGGGGCATTTTGATATCAAGTGAATTTACGATCGCCCCAAGTCGAGTGGCCCATTGATGCTAATTACCCCGCAGCGCTATCAAGCTTGACTTTGATGATCCGACTCGATTGTGTGTCAATCAATTAATACTGAACACGTTGCTGATAAGAGTGGTTTTCCACCCTGCAGCCTTTACCAACTACAAACTACACAAGTCCACGGAGAGCATAGGATTTCAACTAATTAAGTACGCATATTGCACGATTCTCAGGGGGCACTCGATGGAACCGAGCTCGCTTGATTAAAAATCACTCGCGTTTCAAATGTCTGGCGCCCCCCGTAATTGCCGTATTCATTTTCCCCCATTTGAATGCGAATGAAAGTGTTGCGATTGGGGAATTTATGGGCTCCCAAAGTGGGCGATTCACGGTTTGTGTGTTGTTATTTTCGTGCGGGCATTTCATCAGACAGAATTTCTTTTGTTCTGGTTCTGGGCCAAATGTGGCACAGTCGGGTAAGGTCAAGAAAAACCATAGTCTGAAGGCCGGGCGCGCAGATCACGAGTTGTATTACCGGCCATTTCGTTTCTGTTTAGGAGCCGAACACGTGCCGGATTTGCCTGTCACGAACTGCGATTTTCTGATGCCAATTAGATCATCGAAATGAATAGAAATGACTTATACTATAATCTAATTTGTAGGCCTAAGCGAACTTTTGCAACATTGTTGGGACGTTTTAGGAGGAAGTTGGGTGAAACCTGGGACTGTTGGTAGGGAAATGTACAAATATATTGAGTTTTTTGATGTAACTGTAAACATTATTAAAGGATACTTTAAGATATGTAAGATCTGTGACATTTCAAGAAACGAAGTTGGGAGGgttatataagaaaacatttataaCCAAAATGTAGGGGCttttataaatgaaataaaatgatgCAATTTTgttagtaaataaaaaataaaagttactTCAGATATTCAAGATATTTCATATTCCAAAAAACAAGGTTGGTTATAacactacaaaaaaaaaatgtatagctAGTATATTCAAAACTGTGTTACGcaatttcaatatatattttgcaattttaaaatatattttgcattAAGGGATACTTTAAGATATTCAAGATCTTTGATATTTCAAGAAACAAGGTTTGGAGAGCTgtataaaaaaacacatttataaCTTGAATATGGGGAGTATTCtatgcaattttaaaataaatttcattttagaATACTACAAGATCTTTGATATTTCAggaaaaaaggggaaataGGGTCTTATACAAATACATTCttaaattgattattttctaCTTTTTGACATTCTAAACAAGGCCTATTGATCGGTTACATAACTTCACTTCAAGGCTGAAAGACGCATTACTTTTCGAAATTTAACTGCGTCCTTGCCTTCAGCATAGGTCGCACCACTTATCAACTGATCGCTTATTTTTCCACAACCTACGTAGATTGCCACGTTCCAAAATCTGTATtttccacacacacaaacTGACGTCGTCTCCGGCAGGGGGCCTCTGATGGccgatcggatcggatcgccTGAGATCGGATCAGGAAGTAGGGCCTGGCACACACGCGACATGTGACACGTTTTTTGTTGCTCTATCTTTTTTTTGACGTAATTTGAGCTCTGCACTGGGCGCTACTTAACGACTGACCGACTTATCAAAGGCACAAATCAATGCGAGGCGTGCGACTCGATGTGTTGATGGGGGTTCGGCAGCCCGAGGGGGCCCCCAGAAGTTGAAGAAGGTCAATCGCTTGGGGCTACGTCATCGAGCACGCCAGTGGCGCGTGATCCGCGCCGCAGAGACGCAGAGACCAAAGACTCCGCCGTTGCCAAGTGGATGGATGCAAATCGGAGCAGCCAGAGATGGGAGTTGGGGGTCTCGAGATGCGCCGAGGCGAGGTGCAAAGTACAGCCATGGCATGCAGTATGGGATCCCATCCCGACTAACTCACTTGACGACTCTGCCTGGGGGTTTTCCATGGGCTGCCCATATCATTTTCGCATTAATTACGGGGCAACTGCAGCTGGGATGGCGATGAGGGGCTATCGTAATTGCCTGGCATTATCACTTGCATTTCTTCTTTCGCCCTGCAGTTGAATGCACTGCAACAAAAAAGGACGCttcttttttcggtttttggccataaatcaCGCTGATCACGCCGTTCTCGGCGATCAGCGGTTGGGAGCATGCCGCGATCTGGACTTTGGCACCGCTCACGGAGATTGCCCCGATTGCCAGAAGCAGCGCAAATTAATCTGCCTTAATACTTTTTTCTTCATCATTTCTCAACGACACCGCACACACTCATCGGCGATGCTGGCATAAATCAAGTGCAGGATTAGCTGGGGATCACGGGGACACCCACTAAATTTGGTTAATCTCTTTCGACGTGGCAATAGCTCGCGAAATTCGCAACGCGCTGCCCAAGAGCTTTTGGAGGTTATGCGCCGTAGGCTCGAAAACTATCAATCAATCAGTAGAAGACCTCTGATTGATaaacctttttaatttttaaagttctaGTCATTGAATGACTTCCAAAAATGAAAGCTAGAAGCTTCCATGGCTTGGGTAGTAAGAGAAGAGTTATCCTTATCTAAAGGTTTAACAAAGTAAAGGGGTTTTAAAGGGTTATGTAGAACAAAAGTTTTATGTTTCAACTCCActtcatttatttacttttgttaGGCATGTGTTTCTTTatacatttaagaaaattaaaatgcctttACAAAAAATGGccatataaaaatgtaaactatACTTGTTATATAACTCACCTAACTTAATAATCCAATGGCAAAATAACTCATTAAAGCTAACACATGTTTTGCACAGCCTCAGTGAAAGGATGCTTCTCGAATGTCCTTGATGAGATTTTAGAACCGattgtcttttcaattatttgcGCAAATCATTTTCGCAGACTAATCATTGTTTTGTATTTCACCACTTGAACTTGATCTCCCTCGGAGTGACAAGCTATTCTTTTATTatgatgaaaatgaaaatttgttttctttttctggCAAAAAAAGCACCGATTGATTTTTTGGGAGAAGTCCACAAGTTATTTGTCACCAAAATTGGTTATTCGCCcggtttgattttttttgatCCGATCGTTGGGAACGTCTGCGTGTGAATAATTCGACGATGGGCGGCGCAGCGACGGCAAAAGCTGCCCCGGAGCGGTACGACTAACGGTGTCTGTGGGGAGCGGTATGAGTATTGGGGTATGGCCCACTCTTCGGGCGGCAGACGGTTCCGTTTGTTTGATAATAGAACCGCGATGATTGGCACACTCCTCAGGCTCACTTTACTTCTAAATGAATAGGTGATGCgcaattttactttattttcgaGAGAGCCAGAGGCGCAGAGAGTGCGCCACCACAGATAGGGATAGAGCCCTGTTGATAAGGCGCGGCGTCTTAAATCCGGTTGGTTCCGATCCGAACGCCTCCTGCATCGAGCACCCACGCCGCAGCTTGGGGCTCTCGGCCGGCGCGTCGAGCGTGTTCGATGCCCCAAGTTCGAGGAGGTTGCGGATCGCATCGCAGCGGATCGGATCCATTCGTCACCCAAAAACGTGAGCTAACGCCGATGACGGCGGGGTTTTTTCGCTCGTTCCAACCGGTCCAAAGTTCAGCAGTCAGCCAGCTTTTTTGATAGCAGACATTGCCTAATG
This window contains:
- the LOC108027872 gene encoding inhibin beta A chain, which encodes MAKYFITLVLLVCLALENRNVYNRLHARSHPSSRGDILRPHPKHQSHPLVQHTSQQLQQQHHIRQQRSRQLKHMEPDPTSEEDDAPITKREYYARLRRHVIQKREHLLQQEQSYNHPGAHAEQLKVPRLWQHLMEQEEKEHPLMFGDAPEDSSLPPEDSSLLSEDPFDGLSPLDFVRNELMAEEQKNQAEDLDMDLEPQTPVELPEAQPVERNITISVKTRGGGCPKCESSRQVEHITEEQLTHLRIEFVKQQILEKLRLKESPKVSAMDLPKPIFDGMTFSHPDDSTKNKDLDDYYARTSKKFILLNREEEECNRLGGGKSNPSMCFSFKIDDADAEGFDVNTAVLWLFKNKQNRTEDKDSQNSTSSQQTIVVSEVEVDPQKDSKYLTATKTIAIQSVNVQDEWMKIDIEWPIKHWMSGHELSHLIQITCGGCEVSDMEEIISADKDYRPFIMIDMQNRRRKSRQKRSINCSSGMTECCREHLYISFRDIGWSNWILKPEGYNAYFCRGSCSSVASVTQAASHHSSIMKILSTSGANKSLELVPCCTAKQYSSLQLVVMDSSNTATVKTLPNMVVESCGCR